Proteins encoded in a region of the Spiroplasma endosymbiont of Amphimallon solstitiale genome:
- a CDS encoding Pr6Pr family membrane protein, which yields MNWKNSSEYRLKKRNLIKFIWRLFGLLIISLFLIFDLIITINYPNAFIVPNVDKPTERLAIYYFYFTTQTNYLVLIYLFAFLFESKFKENSKPSFYILLSITIYITITMLVFWIGIISNSQERSKYGTDIYLWFKTIILNLIMPIVMILNFALSCGRDFYSLKNHHKLYMWFILFYPCFYVVMVMVRGVLRVKQGENINTCYPYFFFNYQKYGVEVLVTAIIFLLIISIGLQYFYLPEL from the coding sequence ATGAATTGAAAAAATAGTAGTGAATACCGATTAAAAAAAAGAAATCTTATTAAATTTATTTGACGTTTATTTGGTCTACTTATTATTTCTTTATTCTTAATTTTTGATTTAATAATTACTATTAATTATCCCAATGCTTTCATTGTTCCTAATGTTGATAAACCAACTGAAAGATTAGCAATTTATTATTTTTATTTTACAACTCAAACTAATTATTTAGTACTCATTTATTTATTTGCTTTTTTATTTGAAAGTAAATTTAAAGAAAATTCAAAACCAAGTTTTTATATTTTATTAAGTATTACTATTTATATTACAATTACAATGTTAGTATTTTGAATAGGTATCATTAGTAATAGCCAAGAAAGAAGTAAATATGGAACTGATATTTATTTATGATTTAAAACAATAATTCTAAATCTAATTATGCCAATTGTTATGATTTTAAATTTTGCTTTATCATGTGGACGTGATTTTTATTCACTAAAAAATCATCATAAACTTTATATGTGATTTATTTTATTTTATCCTTGTTTTTATGTAGTAATGGTAATGGTTCGTGGTGTACTACGTGTTAAACAAGGAGAAAATATTAATACTTGTTATCCTTACTTTTTTTTCAACTACCAAAAATATGGTGTAGAAGTATTAGTTACTGCTATTATTTTTCTGTTAATTATTAGTATTGGTTTACAATACTTTTATTTACCTGAATTGTAA
- a CDS encoding IS30 family transposase, protein MYKYLTIESIIAIKEYKSYGFSIRKIAKAIDYSKSTVHRVCRLLNQNLLPLEILNKIQKNKQNAGRKLIILTLIEINTINHLLITKNYALDIIANFLKENKIKSISTKTLYNMFKTNRMGFDENNLLRKGKNKPHKQKETRGRINNCKSIHERNLIIPNIKNIEEFGHLEGDTIIGKDHKSSIITLADIWSKTTIPLATKNNKSENITKSIIKFISKLQKGTVKTITFDRGKEFSKWKLIEKNCNVKIYFADPGKPCQRGLNENNNGILRRYLPKSTDLSSYKQKDLNTIAFQINSTPRKSLSYKRPIDLIQLF, encoded by the coding sequence ATGTATAAGTATCTGACTATTGAATCAATAATAGCAATAAAAGAATATAAAAGTTATGGATTTTCGATTCGTAAAATAGCAAAAGCCATTGATTATAGTAAATCAACTGTACATAGAGTTTGTAGATTATTAAATCAAAACTTATTACCATTAGAAATATTGAATAAAATTCAAAAAAATAAACAAAATGCAGGTAGAAAATTAATAATTTTAACTTTAATAGAAATTAATACTATTAATCATTTGTTAATTACTAAAAATTATGCTCTTGATATAATTGCTAATTTTTTAAAGGAAAATAAAATAAAAAGTATTTCAACAAAAACTTTATATAACATGTTTAAAACAAATCGAATGGGTTTTGATGAAAATAACTTATTGAGAAAAGGAAAAAATAAACCTCACAAACAAAAAGAAACTAGGGGCAGAATTAATAATTGTAAGTCTATTCATGAAAGAAATTTAATCATTCCTAATATTAAAAATATAGAAGAATTTGGTCATTTAGAGGGTGATACTATCATTGGTAAAGATCATAAAAGTTCTATTATTACTTTAGCTGATATATGATCAAAAACCACAATTCCTTTAGCAACTAAAAATAATAAATCAGAAAATATTACAAAAAGTATAATAAAATTTATTTCAAAGTTACAAAAAGGAACAGTTAAAACTATTACTTTTGATCGTGGTAAAGAATTTAGTAAATGAAAATTAATTGAAAAAAATTGTAATGTTAAGATTTATTTTGCAGATCCTGGTAAACCTTGTCAAAGAGGTTTAAATGAAAATAATAATGGTATTTTAAGAAGATATTTACCAAAATCTACAGATCTATCTTCATATAAACAAAAAGATTTAAATACTATAGCATTTCAAATTAATTCTACACCCAGAAAATCACTATCTTATAAAAGACCAATAGATTTAATACAATTATTTTAA